From the genome of Sulfurovum sp. NBC37-1, one region includes:
- a CDS encoding ComEC/Rec2 family competence protein, with protein sequence MEKPKLFETKKSFAWTMAFLLLLFTLRLGWEYTNYKEFISKPFYFTYATVMNAYTKQKGKRSYQVLKLHSDDGLTFYTITHQKKLLQNRRLRLQIFPSEQIGFTDYLESFYVKSRIRSNDPVSAGVKEYVLGKVASQHDDPALGAFYNAIFFATPISKEIREKISLLGVSHLVALSGFHLGILWALVYGGLLLLYRPLQQRYFPYRHALFDVGLVAIIVLGIYVWFVGAPPSLIRSYAMILAGWAVLLMAIELLSFDFLMTVAVLLLIFFPSLSVSLGFWLSVSGVFYIFLLLQYTKQYNRWIITLLVIPVGIFLLMLPIVHIVFGTTSFYQLLSPILSILFIPFYPLVMLLHLLGIGDIFDTALLWLFDLPIKGEEHLLPLWMGMVYIILSLVAIRYRSIFYVVLGSTLMYAGFLFLF encoded by the coding sequence ATGGAAAAACCGAAACTTTTTGAAACGAAAAAGAGTTTTGCCTGGACCATGGCTTTTCTTTTGCTCCTTTTCACCCTTAGACTTGGGTGGGAATATACAAACTATAAAGAGTTTATCTCTAAACCCTTCTACTTTACTTATGCAACAGTAATGAATGCCTACACAAAACAAAAAGGGAAACGTTCCTATCAGGTCCTGAAACTTCACAGTGATGACGGCCTGACTTTCTATACGATAACCCACCAGAAAAAGTTGCTTCAGAACAGACGATTACGTTTGCAGATATTCCCCAGTGAACAGATCGGTTTTACCGATTATCTGGAAAGTTTCTATGTCAAAAGTCGTATCAGGTCAAATGACCCTGTCTCGGCAGGCGTAAAAGAATATGTACTGGGAAAGGTGGCCTCTCAACATGATGACCCCGCGCTTGGGGCCTTTTACAATGCGATCTTTTTTGCCACACCGATCTCAAAGGAGATCAGAGAGAAGATCAGTTTGCTTGGTGTGAGCCACTTAGTAGCACTCAGTGGATTCCATTTGGGTATTTTGTGGGCTTTGGTCTATGGGGGACTGTTGCTGCTTTATAGGCCTTTGCAACAGCGTTATTTTCCATATCGGCATGCACTGTTCGATGTTGGACTGGTTGCTATAATCGTGCTGGGAATTTACGTATGGTTTGTTGGAGCGCCACCCTCCCTGATACGCTCCTATGCGATGATACTTGCAGGCTGGGCTGTACTTTTGATGGCTATTGAACTTCTTAGTTTTGATTTTCTGATGACGGTTGCTGTTTTGTTGTTGATTTTTTTCCCTTCACTCTCTGTCTCACTTGGATTCTGGCTCTCTGTATCAGGTGTTTTTTATATCTTTCTCCTTTTACAATATACCAAACAGTATAACAGGTGGATCATTACATTGCTGGTTATTCCCGTAGGTATCTTCCTTCTGATGCTTCCCATTGTTCATATAGTTTTTGGTACCACATCTTTTTATCAGCTTCTCTCTCCGATTCTGTCTATCCTGTTCATTCCGTTTTATCCTTTGGTAATGCTTCTACATCTACTGGGAATTGGAGATATTTTCGATACCGCTCTTTTGTGGCTGTTCGATCTTCCTATCAAAGGGGAGGAGCATTTATTGCCTCTATGGATGGGTATGGTGTATATCATACTTTCTTTGGTAGCTATTCGGTATCGGTCAATATTTTATGTAGTTTTGGGCAGTACTCTGATGTATGCAGGATTTCTGTTCCTGTTTTAA
- a CDS encoding YihY family inner membrane protein produces MKKIFGAYYIFLRDFFKDFLDDRLGYYASSLSWNTIFSIIPLLVILLYVFTTLPLFHEMYDKVQQLIFANLMPTQSKEIMEYINTFIANSDKLGIVGAFYVTFAAIMFFKSYDYIVNDIFELPSRGILKSIKTYLLLIVLLPTMMGASFYLSTLIQSYLDRNEITSAIHLYSVIPYIIIWSAFYIAYQLSANTTIRKRAALTSSFIASLIWYLSKSGFVFYVMHNKTYTSVYGSISTVLFFLLWIYISWAIFLHGLRFCYLLNKGKEIDHI; encoded by the coding sequence ATGAAAAAAATCTTTGGAGCATATTATATTTTTCTCAGGGATTTTTTCAAAGATTTTCTTGATGATAGGCTTGGCTACTATGCTTCGAGTCTGAGCTGGAACACCATTTTCTCCATCATTCCTCTGCTTGTCATTCTTCTTTATGTTTTTACCACACTCCCTCTTTTCCATGAAATGTATGACAAGGTACAGCAGCTTATCTTTGCCAACCTCATGCCGACACAGTCCAAAGAGATCATGGAATATATCAATACCTTCATCGCCAATTCGGACAAGCTGGGGATCGTAGGTGCATTCTATGTCACATTTGCAGCGATCATGTTCTTCAAGAGTTATGACTACATTGTGAACGATATCTTTGAGCTTCCCAGCCGGGGGATCCTGAAAAGTATCAAAACCTATCTTCTGCTTATCGTTCTTTTACCTACGATGATGGGTGCATCCTTTTATCTCTCCACACTTATCCAAAGTTATCTTGACAGGAACGAGATCACCAGCGCCATACATCTCTATTCCGTCATACCCTATATCATCATCTGGAGTGCCTTCTATATCGCCTATCAGCTCTCTGCAAATACAACCATCAGAAAAAGAGCGGCACTTACCAGTTCATTCATTGCATCACTCATCTGGTACCTTTCCAAAAGCGGATTTGTCTTCTATGTAATGCACAACAAGACGTATACCTCGGTCTACGGCAGTATCAGCACTGTCCTCTTTTTCCTGCTGTGGATCTATATCTCCTGGGCCATTTTCCTGCATGGATTACGCTTTTGCTACCTGCTCAACAAAGGTAAAGAAATAGACCATATTTAA